One Aegilops tauschii subsp. strangulata cultivar AL8/78 chromosome 7, Aet v6.0, whole genome shotgun sequence genomic window carries:
- the LOC109776585 gene encoding LOW QUALITY PROTEIN: uncharacterized protein (The sequence of the model RefSeq protein was modified relative to this genomic sequence to represent the inferred CDS: inserted 2 bases in 1 codon), which produces MASSGVLFPGFVWFLCLFGFFCCLPLAICDETENDRQSLLCFKSWLSGPAGVLASWSNTSLDVCEWHGITCSTVSPRRVIALDLDSEGISGSISPCIANLTSLTRLQLSNNSFSGGIPSELGLLSRLRDLNLSMNTLEGNIPPELSACSQLQILGLWNNSLHGDIPPSLSQCKHLQEINLRNNNLQGSIPSAFGNLPELRILVLASTGLTGNIPPSLGSSPHLTYVDLGNNALLGVIPEFLANSSSLQVLRLMKNNFTGKLPSALFTTSSLIAICLQQNSFVGSIPSVTATSPPIKYLYLRKNHLSGIIPSSLGNLSSLVHLRLAENQLVGSIPESLGYIPTLETLTLDINNLSGPVPLSLLNMSSLTVLAIAKNSLVGKLPFDIGHTLPNIQRLILSENSFDGPIPASLLKAYSLRMLHLDNNRFTGFIPFFGSLQNLEKLDLGHNKLEAGDWGFVSSLSNCSRLSMLGLDGNNLQGKLPSSIGNLSNSLESLWLSSNQIYGPIPPEIGNLKSLNNLYTGNNLLTGNIPPTLGKLHRLVYLSLAENRLSGQIPDTIGNLVQLSMLKLDWNNFSGRIPASIAHCTQLSILNLAHNSLVGSIPSKIFKISTLTEELDLSHNYLSGEMPDVGNLIHLKKMNMSNNRLSGDIPSTLGQCVDLEYLEMQSNFFIGSIPQSFARLSNIKNMDISQNNLSGEIPEPLKSLKHLQYLNLSFNQFRGPIPRGGVFDIAGAVSIERSYHLCTSFPTGGMSLCSALVDKKRKHKSLILVLEIVLPIVGVTMIIMSCIVIIYRKKRMQANLHLQHVNEHTKKISYEDIVKATDRFSSANLIGSGSFGRVYKGSLQFQEDQVAIKIFDLDIYGAHRSFIAECEALRNVRHRNLVKIITSCSSVDHSGADFKALVFPYMPNGNLEMWLHPADHEHGERNTLSLSQRINVALDVAFALDYLHNQCASPIIHCDLKPSNILLGLDMAAYVIDFGLARFLFSAPNAHQDSSISACHLKGSIGYIPPEYGISGQISTKGDVYSFGVLLLQLITGCSPTDDKFSDGISLHDFVGRAFTKNIHEVVDPTMLQDDRNAADLMKNCVIPLIAIGLSCSTTSPKDRPDMGQVSTDILRIKHAASXTCVPDEAKIWKDGS; this is translated from the exons ATGGCATCTTCCGGTGTCTTGTTTCCAGGTTTTGTTTGGTTTCTGTGCCTCTTTGGCTTTTTTTGCTGCCTGCCATTAGCCATCTGCGATGAAACCGAAAATGATAGACAATCCCTTCTTTGCTTCAAGTCCTGGCTCTCGGGTCCAGCGGGAGTTTTAGCTTCATGGAGCAACACGTCCCTCGACGTTTGCGAGTGGCATGGGATCACCTGCAGCACGGTGTCCCCTCGGCGTGTGATTGCGCTGGACCTTGACTCAGAAGGCATCTCAGGCTCCATATCACCTTGCATTGCCAACCTGACCTCTCTTACAAGGCTGCAACTGTCAAATAATAGCTTCAGTGGCGGCATACCATCAGAGCTTGGCCTCCTGAGCCGGCTCCGCGACCTCAACCTCAGCATGAACACTTTGGAAGGTAACATCCCGCCTGAACTCTCTGCATGTTCGCAACTCCAAATCCTTGGTTTGTGGAACAATTCCCTCCACGGAGACATCCCACCTAGCCTTAGCCAATGCAAACATCTTCAAGAGATTAACCTTCGCAACAATAACCTCCAAGGAAGCATCCCTTCTGCTTTTGGGAATCTCCCTGAGCTGCGCATACTAGTTCTCGCTAGCACTGGGCTTACCGGCAACATACCTCCATCTTTAGGCAGCAGCCCTCATCTCACATATGTCGATCTTGGGAACAATGCTCTCTTAGGGGTCATCCCAGAGTTcctagcaaacagttcatctctTCAAGTACTTCGACTCATGAAAAATAATTTTACTGGAAAACTCCCAAGTGCTCTCTTCACCACTtcttcacttattgctatttgcCTCCAACAGAACAGTTTTGTTGGTTCAATACCTTCTGTTACTGCCACATCTCCCCCAATTAAATATCTCTACTTAAGGAAGAACCATCTTTCAGGAATAATACCTTCCTCACTAGGCAACCTGTCCTCCCTGGTTCATCTTCGCCTTGCAGAAAATCAGTTAGTTGGGAGCATCCCAGAGAGCTTAGGTTATATTCCTACACTAGAGACATTGACCTTGGACATAAACAACTTATCTGGGCCAGTCCCATTGTCTTTACTCAACATGTCATCCCTCACAGTTCTTGCCATCGCAAAAAACTCTCTTGTCGGAAAATTACCCTTCGACATCGGCCACACGCTTCCAAATATTCAGAGATTAATACTATCAGAGAACAGTTTTGATGGGCCAATCCCAGCCTCTCTTCTCAAAGCTTACAGCCTACGCATGCTTCACCTGGATAATAATAGGTTTACTGGATTCATACCATTCTTCGGTTCACTGCAAAATTTAGAGAAACTTGATCTGGGGCACAACAAGCTAGAAGCAGGTGATTGGGGCTTTGTTTCTTCACTATCAAATTGCTCCAGGTTGAGTATGCTGGGGCTGGATGGAAACAACCTCCAAGGGAAATTACCAAGTTCTATTGGCAATCTTTCCAATAGTCTTGAGTCATTGTGGCTAAGTAGCAACCAAATTTATGGGCCTATACCACCTGAGATTGGCAACCTTAAGAGCCTCAATAATTTGTACACGGGTAATAATCTTCTCACTGGAAATATACCACCAACACTTGGGAAACTGCATAGATTGGTCTATCTATCCTTAGCAGAAAACCGGCTTTCCGGGCAGATTCCAGATACTATTGGCAATCTTGTCCAGCTGAGTATGCTGAAATTGGATTGGAACAACTTTAGTGGAAGGATACCAGCAAGTATAGCACATTGCACTCAACTGAGTATACTCAACCTTGCTCACAACTCACTAGTTGGGAGTATACCAAGCAAAATCTTCAAAATCTCTACACTTACTGAAGAGTTGGACTTGTCACACAATTACTTGTCTGGAGAAATGCCTGACGTCGGCAATCTGattcatctgaagaaaatgaacatGTCAAATAACAGGCTGTCTGGCGACATACCATCAACTCTCGGCCAGTGTGTGGATCTGGAGTATCTTGAGATGCAAAGCAACTTCTTTATAGGAAGCATTCCACAGTCTTTTGCCAGATTATCCAACATAAAAAATATGGATATTTCTCAGAACAATTTGTCCGGAGAAATACCAGAGCCTCTCAAATCCTTGAAACACCTCCAATACCTCAATTTATCCTTCAACCAGTTTCGTGGACCAATTCCGAGAGGTGGTGTTTTTGACATTGCTGGTGCAGTATCAATTGAAAGAAGTTATCATCTGTGTACAAGCTTTCCAACAGGAGGTATGTCCCTTTGCTCTGCACTGGTTGacaagaaaagaaaacacaagTCATTGATTCTTGTCCTAGAGATTGTGTTGCCCATTGTTGGTGTCACTATGATTATTATGTCATGTATTGTGATAATTTATCGGAAGAAGAgaatgcaagccaatctccattTGCAACATGTCAATGAGCACACAAAAAAGATATCATATGAAGACATTGTAAAGGCAACAGATAGATTCTCTTCTGCAAACTTAATTGGTTCTGGATCATTTGGAAGGGTTTATAAGGGCAGTCTCCAGTTTCAAGAAGATCAAGTTGCCATCAAGATTTTTGACCTTGACATTTATGGAGCACATAGGAGCTTCATAGCAGAGTGTGAAGCCCTTCGTAATGTGCGCCATCGAAATCTTGTAAAAATCATTACTTCATGCTCTTCAGTGGATCATAGTGGGGCAGATTTCAAGGCCCTAGTGTTCCCATACATGCCAAATGGTAACCTAGAAATGTGGCTACACCCGGCGGATCATGAACATGGTGAAAGAAATACTCTGTCATTAAGCCAAAGGATTAATGTAGCCTTGGATGTAGCGTTTGCTTTGGATTATCTTCACAACCAGTGTGCATCTCCAATTATACATTGCGACTTGAAGCCAAGCAATATTCTTTTGGGTCTTGATATGGCTGCATACGTCATCGACTTTGGCCTAGCAAGATTTTTGTTCAGCGCGCCAAATGCACATCAAGACAGTTCAATAAGTGCCTGCCACCTAAAAGGATCCATAGGATACATTCCACCAG AGTATGGCATCAGTGGACAGATATCAACCAAGGGCGATGTCTACAGTTTTGGGGTGCTTCTGTTACAACTGATAACAGGGTGCAGTCCAACTGATGACAAATTCAGTGATGGTATAAGCCTTCATGACTTTGTTGGTAGAGCATTTACAAAGAATATTCATGAGGTTGTTGATCCCACAATGCTACAAGACGACAGGAATGCAGCTGACCTGATGAAGAATTGTGTTATCCCACTGATTGCAATCGGCCTCTCTTGCTCCACGACATCACCAAAAGACCGGCCAGATATGGGACAAGTTTCTACTGATATCCTTAGAATCAAGCACGCGGCCTC CACATGCGTGCCAGATGAAGCAAAGATTTGGAAGGATGGCAGCTAG
- the LOC109776594 gene encoding uncharacterized protein — MCGRKYVHPLGTLSSTLPLVLVLCSLVHASSLGATALQNDSNTDLHALRCLKLHLTSSAGLLASWENDSLPFCGWSGVTCSKRHASRVVALDLESLDLSGQIPSCVSNLTFLRRIHIPNNQLTGQIPPELGRLNRLRYLNLSTNHLSGTIPSTLSSCFRLQIIDLGSNSLHGEIPQTLSGCSHIQQLNLGHNMLRGGIPQGLGMLRNLSVLDLASNSLTGNIPLSLGSSSYLHSVVLTNNSLTGPIPPHLANSSSLQLLSLTRNSLGGEIPSALFNSTSLQKLSLGLNNFVGSIPASSNIDSPLQYLILQSNNLSGTIPPSLGNFSSLRRLSLADNNFQGRIPMSIGNIPYLQVLDLTYNFLSGTVPGTLYNMSALTYLGMGTNILVGEIPYNIGYTLPNIQTLIMQGNQFQGQIPTSLANTTNLQMIDLRENQFHGVVPSLGTLTGLVDLDLGGNQLEAGDWSFLSSLSNCTQLMKLRLDENNLQGVLPKSIGSLSKSLGLLLLRSNKISGIIPHEIQYLTSLELLYMDQNLLTGYIPESLGNLPNLFVLSLFKNKLSGSIPLSVGNLSQLSELYLQENNLSGPIPGALAGCKKLEQLNLSCNSFDGRIPKELFTLISLSQCLDLSHNQLSGQIPLEIGNLKNLGPLNISHNQLSGQIPPTLGQCVHLESLHMECNLFHGKIPHSFKSLGGIIEMDLSQNNLSGEIPDFFKFFKSMKLLNLSFNNLEGPVPSDGIFQNGSKVFIQGNVKLCTSIPLLQLPFCNAEASKQRNVSSIFKIVGFTVLSLVLLSCFATIILKKKKKLKQEAHPSCKELKKFTYANLVRATNGFSPDNLVGSGKYGSVYRGRIESEEHEVAIKVFKLNQLGAPKSFIVECEALRNTRHRNLIRVITACSTIDPTGHDFKAIVLEYSVNGDLGSWLHPTVHEDGQRRPLSFGTRIVIAVDIAAALDYLHNQCVPPMAHCDLKPSNVLLDDFMGARVGDFGLAKFLHSYNSSDIHTSTSLVGPRGSVGYIAPEYGFGSKISTEGDVFSYGVIILEMLTGKRPTDEMFKDGLSLYKFVEKSFPQKIEEILDPRIVPGYRNEGEDAGGDLDREAHPMVAMNCIIKLIELGLLCSAETPKDRPTIQHIYNEVITIKESFSALQS; from the exons ATGTGTGGTAGAAAATATGTGCATCCTCTTGGCACTCTCAGTTCCACACTTCCCCTAGTCCTTGTCCTCTGCTCCCTTGTTCATGCATCTTCATTAGGTGCTACGGCACTCCAAAATGATTCTAACACCGACCTCCATGCTCTCCGCTGCCTCAAACTCCATCTCACCAGCTCTGCTGGACTCCTAGCCTCCTGGGAAAATGACTCGCTGCCGTTCTGCGGTTGGTCCGGTGTTACTTGCAGCAAGAGACACGCATCTCGTGTCGTTGCACTGGACCTCGAGTCACTTGACCTCAGTGGACAGATACCGTCTTGTGTAAGCAATCTCACTTTCCTCAGGAGAATCCACATCCCAAACAATCAACTTACTGGCCAAATACCACCTGAACTTGGCCGTCTAAATAGGCTGCGGTACCTTAACCTCAGCACAAATCATCTTAGTGGCACGATCCCGAGCACTCTGTCTTCATGCTTTCGCCTTCAAATTATTGATCTTGGGAGTAACTCCCTTCATGGTGAGATCCCCCAAACCCTGAGCGGATGTTCACATATCCAACAGCTCAACTTGGGTCACAACATGCTTAGAGGAGGTATCCCACAAGGGTTGGGGATGCTCCGCAACCTTTCCGTTTTGGATCTTGCTAGCAATAGTCTGACGGGCAACATTCCACTTTCACTTGGAAGCAGCTCTTATCTTCATTCTGTTGTTCTCACAAACAATAGCCTCACAGGACCTATCCCGCCTCATCTAGCTAATAGTTCATCACTTCAACTTTTATCCTTGACAAGAAATAGCCTGGGTGGAGAGATTCCTTCTGCGCTGTTTAACAGCACGTCACTTCAAAAGTTATCCCTAGGACTGAACAATTTTGTCGGGTCCATACCAGCTTCGTCGAACATTGATTCACCCTTACAATACCTTATCTTGCAATCAAATAATCTTTCTGGCACCATACCTCCTTCTTTAGGGAATTTTTCTTCCCTTCGCCGGCTCTCGCTAGCAGATAATAATTTCCAAGGTAGAATCCCGATGAGTATAGGCAATATTCCGTACCTGCAAGTACTAGATCTCACTTATAACTTCTTGTCAGGGACTGTCCCTGGCACTCTCTACAACATGTCAGCACTTACATACCTTGGCATGGGTACAAACATACTTGTAGGGGAAATTCCATATAACATCGGGTATACCCTTCCAAATATCCAGACTTTGATTATGCAAGGAAACCAATTCCAAGGCCAAATCCCCACTTCACTAGCCAACACAACCAATCTTCAGATGATCGACCTCCGAGAGAATCAATTCCATGGTGTTGTTCCTTCTCTTGGAACTCTTACTGGTCTAGTCGATCTAGATCTAGGTGGGAATCAACTTGAAGCAGGAGATTGGTCTTTCTTATCCTCATTGAGCAATTGCACACAACTGATGAAGTTGCGTTTGGATGAAAATAACCTTCAGGGTGTCTTGCCCAAGTCCATTGGAAGCCTTTCAAAAAGCTTAGGGTTACTGCTATTGAGATCAAATAAAATATCTGGCATTATACCACACGAGATACAGTACTTGACAAGCCTCGAACTTCTTTACATGGACCAGAATTTGCTTACTGGATATATTCCCGAATCACTTGGAAATCTTCCAAACTTATTTGTCTTAAGCTTGTTCAAGAACAAACTTTCCGGATCAATTCCGCTTTCTGTTGGTAATCTGAGTCAACTGAGTGAGCTCTATTTACAGGAAAATAATTTGAGTGGTCCTATCCCAGGAGCTTTAGCAGGCTGCAAAAAGTTGGAACAACTGAACCTCTCTTGTAACAGCTTTGATGGAAGAATACCAAAGGAGCTCTTTACTCTTATCTCCCTTTCCCAGTGTCTGGACTTGTCTCACAACCAACTCTCTGGACAGATACCTCTGGAGATTGGCAATCTGAAAAATCTTGGGCCACTAAATATTTCCCATAATCAATTGTCTGGACAAATACCCCCCACTCTAGGTCAGTGCGTCCATTTGGAGTCCCTCCACATGGAGTGTAACCTCTTTCATGGGAAAATCCCTCACTCCTTCAAAAGTTTGGGAGGAATCATTGAGATGGATCTATCTCAAAACAACTTATCTGGTGAAATCCCTGACTTCTTTAAGTTCTTTAAGTCTATGAAGCTTCTCAATTTGTCCTTCAATAACCTCGAGGGTCCAGTACCATCAGATGGGATATTTCAGAATGGAAGCAAGGTTTTCATTCAAGGGAACGTGAAGTTATGTACCAGCATTCCATTGCTACAGCTGCCATTTTGCAATGCAGAGGCATCCAAACAAAGGAATGTATCCAGCATTTTCAAGATAGTAGGATTTACAGTTCTCTCCTTGGTCCTGTTATCATGCTTTGCAACCATTATtttgaagaagaaaaagaaactCAAACAAGAAGCTCATCCATCCTGCAAAGAGTTGAAGAAGTTCACATATGCAAATTTAGTGAGAGCAACAAATGGTTTCTCACCAGATAACTTGGTCGGTTCAGGAAAATATGGGTCTGTGTACAGAGGTAGAATTGAATCTGAAGAACATGAAGTTGCCATCAAAGTTTTCAAACTCAATCAACTCGGAGCACCAAAAAGCTTCATTGTTGAGTGTGAAGCATTGAGAAATACTCGTCACAGGAATCTTATAAGGGTGATTACTGCATGCTCAACGATTGATCCAACAGGACATGATTTCAAAGCTATTGTTCTTGAATATAGTGTTAACGGCGACCTGGGAAGTTGGCTCCATCCAACAGTCCATGAGGATGGTCAGAGAAGGCCATTGAGTTTCGGTACAAGAATAGTAATAGCAGTGGACATAGCTGCAGCTTTGGATTACCTCCATAACCAATGTGTGCCTCCTATGGCACACTGCGATCTGAAGCCTAGCAATGTCCTTTTGGATGATTTCATGGGCGCACGTGTTGGCGATTTCGGGTTGGCTAAGTTCCTGCATAGTTACAATTCTTCGGACATTCATACTTCTACAAGCTTAGTGGGGCCAAGAGGATCAGTTGGATACATTGCCCCAG AATATGGCTTTGGGAGCAAAATCTCCACTGAGGGCGATGTATTTAGCTATGGAGTCATCATCTTAGAAATGCTAACAGGAAAGCGTCCAACTGATGAGATGTTTAAAGATGGCCTGAGCCTTTacaaatttgttgaaaaatcattTCCTCAAAAGATTGAGGAGATTCTAGACCCTAGAATAGTTCCAGGTTATAGAAATGAAGGTGAGGATGCAGGCGGTGATTTAGACCGGGAAGCTCATCCAATGGTTGCAATGAACTGCATCATAAAGCTCATTGAGCTTGGGTTGTTGTGCTCTGCGGAGACACCTAAAGATCGGCCAACTATACAGCACATATACAACGAAGTTATCACAATCAAAGAATCATTCTCAGCATTGCAGAGCTGA